Proteins encoded by one window of Halobaculum halobium:
- a CDS encoding 6-pyruvoyl trahydropterin synthase family protein, which translates to MTYRTTVSRQFVAQHFLTVPDPGPEGDLHSHVFSVEVTFAGPSLNDYDYLVDIDDVRAALDAVEERYRDATLNDLPEFDGYNPSVERFARVVHDRLAPAADDDPAESLRVTVWEDDEAAAGYEGPVGVEETGNGGSDGTTGRDDDAAGPEHGDG; encoded by the coding sequence ATGACCTATCGAACGACCGTCTCGCGGCAGTTCGTCGCACAGCACTTCCTCACCGTCCCCGACCCGGGTCCCGAGGGGGACCTCCACTCGCACGTGTTCTCGGTCGAGGTGACGTTCGCCGGCCCGTCGCTGAACGACTACGACTACCTCGTCGACATCGACGACGTGCGCGCGGCGCTCGACGCCGTCGAGGAGCGCTACCGCGACGCGACGCTGAACGACCTGCCCGAGTTCGATGGGTACAACCCGAGCGTCGAGCGGTTCGCTCGCGTCGTCCACGACCGGCTCGCCCCGGCCGCCGACGACGACCCGGCAGAGAGCCTGCGCGTCACCGTGTGGGAGGACGACGAGGCCGCCGCCGGCTACGAGGGACCCGTCGGCGTCGAGGAGACCGGCAACGGCGGATCCGACGGCACCACGGGCCGCGACGACGACGCTGCGGGCCCAGAACACGGGGATGGCTGA
- a CDS encoding metal-dependent hydrolase, with product MAFTHALAGAVLAAPVVAFAPEFAVPAALAGVVGGLLPDLDLFAGRHRRTLHFPVVGWALALPAIAAAAVAPTAGTAAAAVACTSFAVHAGTDALGAGDEIRPWERTSAEAVYDHLRGRWIRPRYWIRYDGAPEDAVATAALAVPVAVAYPEPLPAIAAACVVLGVAYALVRRRLPPVVEELVG from the coding sequence ATGGCGTTCACCCACGCCCTTGCGGGCGCGGTGCTAGCGGCGCCCGTGGTCGCGTTCGCACCCGAGTTCGCCGTTCCCGCCGCGCTCGCGGGGGTGGTCGGGGGCCTCCTGCCCGACCTCGACCTGTTCGCCGGTCGCCACCGCCGGACGCTGCACTTCCCCGTGGTGGGGTGGGCGCTGGCGCTCCCAGCGATCGCCGCCGCCGCAGTCGCGCCGACGGCCGGAACCGCCGCGGCGGCGGTCGCCTGCACCTCTTTCGCCGTCCACGCCGGGACGGACGCTCTCGGTGCCGGCGACGAGATCCGGCCGTGGGAGCGCACCTCCGCCGAGGCCGTCTACGATCACCTCCGCGGTCGATGGATCCGCCCACGATACTGGATCCGCTACGACGGCGCCCCGGAGGACGCCGTCGCGACGGCGGCGCTCGCGGTCCCGGTCGCCGTGGCGTATCCGGAGCCGCTGCCGGCGATCGCCGCCGCCTGCGTCGTCCTCGGCGTCGCGTACGCGCTCGTCCGCCGCCGGCTCCCGCCGGTCGTCGAGGAGTTGGTCGGGTGA
- a CDS encoding DUF7475 family protein, giving the protein MSTETASEGFSLHTESMTGLHWFGVALAAITGVIHLWLAYAFSSETGMAVAFLVAGVGFLGGVAAVLLDTRRRLFYLLGIPFTAGQIPLWYVANAPDFGATGIADKVVQVVLIAVLVVLYRRES; this is encoded by the coding sequence ATGAGTACCGAAACAGCGTCCGAGGGGTTCTCCCTCCACACGGAGTCGATGACCGGACTACACTGGTTCGGCGTCGCGCTGGCGGCGATCACCGGCGTGATCCACCTCTGGCTCGCGTACGCGTTCAGCTCGGAGACCGGGATGGCCGTCGCGTTCCTAGTTGCGGGCGTCGGCTTCCTGGGCGGCGTCGCGGCGGTGCTGCTCGACACCCGTCGCCGCCTCTTTTACCTGCTCGGCATCCCGTTCACCGCCGGGCAGATCCCGCTGTGGTACGTGGCGAACGCGCCCGACTTCGGCGCGACCGGGATCGCGGACAAGGTGGTGCAGGTGGTCCTCATCGCCGTCCTCGTCGTCCTCTACCGTCGCGAGTCGTAG